One window of the Euzebya sp. genome contains the following:
- a CDS encoding serine hydrolase domain-containing protein, translated as MVFSIDVPTELEVQGDVAEGYGPVADAFRRNVRDRGEVGAACAVVRDGEVVVDLWGGYRDGHRRLPWAEDTLVTMFSTTKGVASMAVALAHARGLVDYDAPVARYWPEFAAAGKDAVTVRQLLSHQAGLAVIDSPLDVDDLLDLDRMAAVIAAQAPAWQPGTRHGYHGITLGWYEGELIRRVDPDGRSLGRFFAEEIARPLDLDVHIGLPDDVDVGRLAFIHGYKPAEMVLHVHELPWRFVAAFLNPRSATARSFANPAVLAELASYNRIDILRAEIPAANGTGRVRDVARAYGEFATGDQCLGLDEATLSALRDPATPPAEGLEDEILKVETTFSLGYIKPFPRFRFGTAADAAFGTPGAGGSFGFADPDVGIGFCYAPNRSGFHLWDDPRELALRDALYVDCLAERPQHPDR; from the coding sequence GTGGTGTTCTCGATCGACGTGCCGACCGAGCTCGAGGTGCAGGGCGACGTGGCCGAGGGCTACGGCCCGGTGGCCGACGCGTTCCGCCGCAACGTCCGCGACCGCGGTGAGGTGGGGGCCGCGTGCGCGGTCGTCCGCGACGGCGAGGTCGTCGTCGACCTGTGGGGCGGCTACCGCGACGGCCACCGCCGGCTGCCGTGGGCCGAGGACACCCTCGTCACGATGTTCTCGACGACCAAGGGCGTCGCGTCGATGGCCGTCGCGCTGGCCCACGCCCGCGGGCTGGTCGACTACGACGCCCCCGTGGCCCGGTACTGGCCGGAGTTCGCCGCGGCGGGCAAGGACGCGGTGACCGTGCGCCAGCTCCTCAGCCACCAGGCGGGCCTCGCCGTCATCGACAGCCCCCTCGACGTGGACGACCTGCTCGACCTCGACCGCATGGCCGCCGTCATCGCGGCCCAGGCCCCCGCCTGGCAGCCGGGGACCCGCCACGGGTACCACGGCATCACCCTCGGCTGGTACGAGGGCGAGCTGATCCGACGCGTGGACCCCGACGGCCGGTCCCTCGGCCGGTTCTTCGCCGAGGAGATCGCCCGCCCTCTGGACCTCGACGTCCACATCGGCCTGCCCGACGACGTCGATGTGGGCCGGCTCGCGTTCATCCACGGCTACAAGCCGGCGGAGATGGTCCTGCACGTCCACGAGCTGCCCTGGCGGTTCGTGGCCGCGTTCCTCAACCCGCGCAGCGCGACCGCACGGTCCTTCGCGAACCCGGCGGTGCTGGCGGAGCTCGCCAGCTACAACCGCATCGACATCCTCCGCGCCGAGATCCCCGCCGCGAACGGCACCGGACGGGTCCGCGACGTCGCCCGGGCGTACGGGGAGTTCGCGACCGGCGACCAGTGCCTCGGCCTCGACGAGGCGACCCTGTCCGCCCTCCGCGATCCCGCCACCCCACCCGCGGAGGGGCTCGAGGACGAGATCCTGAAGGTCGAGACCACGTTCAGCCTCGGCTACATCAAGCCGTTCCCCCGCTTCCGCTTCGGCACCGCCGCGGACGCGGCCTTCGGCACGCCCGGTGCGGGCGGCTCGTTCGGCTTCGCCGACCCGGACGTCGGCATCGGGTTCTGCTACGCGCCGAACCGCTCGGGCTTCCACCTGTGGGACGACCCGCGGGAGCTCGCCCTGCGGGATGCCCTGTACGTCGACTGCCTGGCCGAGCGTCCCCAGCACCCCGACCGCTGA
- a CDS encoding 2-oxo acid dehydrogenase subunit E2, translating into MAVRLSGWRKISAATWRAPSDPQMYGDVELDARPLLAYVEAARADGHPVTVTHLVGKAVAHALARNPDLNGRIRLGRFVRRPTVDIFFIASTADGDELSGVKVARTDEKAVTAIADEVAGRAARLRSGEEDDLGQAKGLLDRLPTRVLRWLMGLLAVLSIDLDLDLPAVGVRRQTFGSALVSSVGMFGIGHAYAPLSPFYRVPFLVLVGEVADRAVVEDGVVVARPMLTVSATMDHRYLDGFHAARLARDLRAYCADPAAFEPPLAAQR; encoded by the coding sequence ATGGCCGTGAGACTCAGCGGGTGGCGGAAGATCTCCGCGGCGACGTGGCGCGCGCCGAGCGACCCGCAGATGTACGGCGATGTGGAGCTCGACGCCCGCCCGCTGCTGGCCTACGTCGAGGCCGCCCGGGCGGACGGGCACCCGGTGACGGTCACCCACCTGGTCGGCAAGGCCGTCGCCCACGCCCTGGCGCGGAACCCGGACCTGAACGGGCGGATCCGCCTCGGGCGGTTCGTGCGGCGGCCGACCGTCGACATCTTCTTCATCGCCTCGACGGCGGACGGCGACGAGCTCTCGGGCGTGAAGGTCGCCCGGACCGACGAGAAGGCCGTGACGGCGATCGCCGACGAGGTCGCGGGCCGCGCGGCTCGGCTCCGCAGCGGTGAGGAGGACGACCTCGGTCAGGCCAAGGGCCTGCTCGACCGGTTGCCCACCCGGGTGCTGCGGTGGCTGATGGGGCTGCTCGCGGTCCTGTCGATCGACCTCGACCTCGACCTGCCGGCCGTGGGCGTCCGCCGCCAGACCTTCGGGAGCGCGCTCGTGTCGAGCGTCGGCATGTTCGGCATCGGCCACGCCTACGCGCCGCTGTCGCCGTTCTACCGGGTCCCGTTCCTGGTGCTGGTGGGGGAGGTGGCCGACCGAGCGGTCGTCGAGGACGGGGTGGTGGTGGCCCGGCCGATGCTGACGGTGTCGGCCACGATGGACCACCGCTACCTCGACGGGTTCCACGCCGCCCGGCTGGCCCGCGACCTGCGGGCCTACTGCGCCGACCCGGCGGCGTTCGAGCCGCCGCTGGCCGCTCAGCGGTAG
- a CDS encoding histidine phosphatase family protein has protein sequence MDERDRAPRQGRPRAVQGLHREPRRRDRRPPRDPRVARAIIGTITLLRHGQASFGAADYDALSDLGREQAAVAGAELARRGLRDPLIASGSLSRQRETAAIAMTAMRLSGEPRTDSRFDEYDHVGMVAAEVGDDPAVMGDPTRFQAVLDESLGAWVTADAAGGWRDFSAGATAALAELADDLGSGRDAVVSTSGGVIAAIVAHLLGLGADGVVALNRVVVNAGLTTLIVGRSGTHLLTFNDHAHLTGDAAHLRTYR, from the coding sequence CTGGACGAACGTGACCGAGCGCCGCGTCAAGGGCGACCTCGAGCGGTTCAAGGCCTTCATCGAGAGCCGCGACGCCGAGACCGGCGCCCACCGCGAGACCCACGTGTAGCGAGGGCGATCATCGGCACGATCACCCTGCTCCGCCACGGCCAGGCCTCCTTCGGGGCGGCGGACTACGACGCCCTCAGCGACCTCGGGCGGGAGCAGGCGGCCGTCGCCGGTGCCGAGCTGGCCCGCCGGGGCCTCCGCGACCCGCTGATCGCCAGCGGGTCGCTGTCACGCCAGCGCGAGACCGCCGCGATCGCGATGACGGCGATGCGCCTGTCCGGCGAGCCGCGCACCGACAGCCGGTTCGACGAGTACGACCACGTCGGCATGGTCGCCGCCGAGGTGGGTGACGACCCCGCGGTGATGGGTGATCCGACGCGGTTCCAGGCCGTGCTCGACGAGTCGCTCGGGGCCTGGGTGACCGCCGACGCCGCGGGTGGCTGGCGGGACTTCTCGGCTGGTGCCACCGCGGCGCTCGCCGAGCTCGCAGACGACCTCGGGTCGGGTCGTGACGCGGTCGTCAGCACCTCCGGCGGGGTGATCGCCGCGATCGTCGCACACCTCCTCGGCCTCGGCGCCGACGGTGTGGTCGCCCTCAACAGGGTCGTCGTGAACGCCGGCCTGACCACCCTGATCGTGGGCCGGTCGGGCACGCACCTGCTGACCTTCAACGACCACGCCCACCTGACCGGCGACGCCGCGCACCTCCGCACCTACCGCTGA
- a CDS encoding SRPBCC family protein, with protein MDAHKQFTETVTVDRPVRTVYNQWTQFEEFPEFMEGVERVEQLDDTHLRWTTEIGLVSKSFETEISEQIPDEIIMWRATGGDVAHAGKVTFAAAGPQQTEVTVNMAWQPESFAEKVADWTNVTERRVKGDLERFKAFIESRDAETGAHRETHV; from the coding sequence ATGGACGCACACAAGCAGTTCACCGAGACCGTGACCGTCGACCGCCCCGTGCGGACCGTCTACAACCAGTGGACGCAGTTCGAGGAGTTCCCGGAGTTCATGGAGGGTGTGGAGCGCGTCGAGCAGCTCGACGACACCCACCTGCGCTGGACCACCGAGATCGGGCTGGTCTCCAAGAGCTTCGAGACCGAGATCTCCGAGCAGATCCCGGACGAGATCATCATGTGGCGCGCGACCGGGGGTGACGTCGCGCACGCCGGCAAGGTGACGTTCGCAGCCGCCGGGCCGCAGCAGACCGAGGTCACCGTGAACATGGCCTGGCAGCCGGAGTCCTTCGCCGAGAAGGTCGCCGACTGGACGAACGTGACCGAGCGCCGCGTCAAGGGCGACCTCGAGCGGTTCAAGGCCTTCATCGAGAGCCGCGACGCCGAGACCGGCGCCCACCGCGAGACCCACGTGTAG